The nucleotide window GCAAAAGTTGACTATGCATTTTAGAATATGACTTTTTCACTATTTAATTAAACATGAGGAAAGATACTGGACCTTGTATCGCACCTGCCAGCTCACTTTCCAGCGCCGGGGCAAACCACTTGCCGAGAGGAATCCAAGTTATGTGCCCTTCAGAAGAGTCTGTGCGCTCTTGGGACACTTCCAGTGTGGGAACCCATGAAATGACAAGCATCTCACCGCGCTGACATGGTATCACCATGGCGTAAACTCGCCAGCTTCCTTTTTCAACACAAATGACTGACGAAGAACAAGGctggctttctttctttctttttcatctcagtcaatcaaaaaaaaaagaggtcgGTGACAAGGACTCCTTCTCTGAATCATTTCCCTCACCATCAGTTGCTGAAGATCACAACGTTTGACTGGAAGGTATACATCTGACTTTTATAACACCCTACTGATTCTTCACAAGATTTCAACCAGCATTTACTGATGAATTCGCATTCTCAATTTGGAAGTGAAAGGTAATTTAAGAAAGAATATTCTGACTTTGTAAAGACTGGTTTGcgtattaaaaaataattgttttttgtgtgaataAGTCATTCAGtctaaatatatttattaaatgttgCAGTCTCTTATGAAGTCACTTAGACCGTtacattccattccattctatTAGGAAGATTAGGTCAGgacaaaacttttaaaaaaactgaTCAAATTAATTCAACATGGTTAAAAAACTAACttgaattttatattttatgctTTTTCCAGCTGTTTTCTGCAAATTGCTCTATGGATCATAAATCTACATTGACAGTCAAGGCTGTAAACCATGTTAATAAACCAGACTAAAATAAAAACGCACTTGCTGACAATAACTCAAGTGCATACCATCACTGAAAGTCTACATAGCTCTTGAGGACCTGGGCTTGCTGGCCCAGATAGTTTGCCCCTGTGGACACTGTggccttgtttcaacaaattACATTAGTGGCTCCTGGGAATCTAACAGGACTGAGAAGCCTCTGATTATGGAAATAATTGTCATCTTtttgaaacaaaatgttttagttGATCATTCAGCCTTTTTATTGTCAAAGTAGGAAAGAGCTACAGAGCTCAATTACAGTCGAACCATCTAATTGTAATTACTTGTATTACCTTTGTTGCCTGGCTCTACAATTTTcatgtgcagtgttttgtgaaatttgttttcagagaAGAATTTTTACATTGTCTGCTTTTCAAAGACGCCCCAGGGAAGGGTTTGTCACAGCGTTTATGTCACTGGGTTCAGCTTAGGCCAGCCACCACggttgaaaatgtgtgtttgtactaTGTGTATCATGTTGAGCCTGCTGTAATGCTGATCCTctaaaacaaaatccaaactgTTCCTTTGCCCTTTTACACATTTATACCTGCAGGGTTAGGATTAGCTGCAGGTTGTGGGCTTCAGAGTTTGCATCCTTGCATCTCACtcaaagagagatgaagaaggGAGGAGCTGGTCAGCAAAGGGTCAGGacatggaggggtgggggggttggggggggggggggggggggggggggggggggggtcagtgAGTGCATGCTTACACACTAATTGCTGGTAATTGCCTGAGAATGGAGGGAACTATATTAATCAATAAAACCTCTCTGCAGAAGAATGTTATTGATTGTGATatagtctttatttttatgtataaagacttcttttttttactttttgtcttCAGTTATTACCAAGAAGTATGGTTACCTGAAAATGTATGACTGAGCTTTCAGTGCATGTGGGAAAATTATGCAGCAATTCAGTGAGATACTTTTAGCCATGTACACTGAGGATCTGTTATACAAAGTTTAAATAcggtgttttttcttgtttactgGGTTGAAAGTTTGATTGCGCAGAAACTTGAAATTCATCTGTAGCAGGTCATTATGAAATGGCAGAAGCTAAAACCTCCAGAGCCGGATGATCCGATGTGCTGCTGTGAGTGTGACCTCGACCAACACGGATGCTGCTGCGACTGTGAAGACCTGGACGAAGCGTGCAACAGGTAAAAAGTGGGAAAAGGGGAATGCGATCCCAGAAATTCAGGATACTGTTCTTAATGTTTTCGGCGTCTCCTGTCGTCCCACTCTGAGTTTGTGTCTTTGCTGTGTTTACCAGGTGGCTGAAAGGCAAACCTGATCCAAACAGATGTCATTCACCTTTGCTTGCGGCCATGGTTGACAAGCTGGAGCTCTCCATGATCCCAGCTCTGGTGCTGCTGCCTCTCCTACTGCAAGTTGCAGCCCTGCACTTAGTGCTGGGCATCATCACGCTGACAGCTCTGCCCGTCCTGGTGCTGTGGTACTACCACGCCACCCATCGCAAGAAGAGACGCACCCTCTTCTTTCTCACCCTTTCCCTGTACTCTCTGGCCTACATGTACTATTTGTTCATCACACAGATCTTACCTCGTGGGGATGTAAGTCAGCTGCAGGTGTGTACTGTCACCAGCGGGATGATTTTCACTATTGTCTCTCTTATTCACACAAAGAGGGGGCCGGGCTTTGTGAGGACTTCTTCCCTAGCTGAGGCACAATGTCAGAGCCAAGAGCCTAACAAAGGCTCTCCTCACCTTAATGGATCTAGCCATTCAGTGCAGTCCGCCTCATTGAGAGAAGTGCAGTCGCCGCCAGAGGCCGTGGCTGCAAAATGGAGCAGGTGTCCCGTGTGTAAAGTGAAGCGTCCCCCGCGGGCAGGACATTGTCGAACCTGCGGATCCTGTGTCCAGCGTCTGGACCACCACTGCATCTGGTGGGTCGGGTTAGACACTCGTATCCATCTCAGGTGGATTCAAGTGTGTTGAAGTGGATGAGTCAGCAGTTGCCATTCAGTTCTACATTTTCTGTGGTGTCTAACAAATGAATTAGATCACAGCATACAATTACGCTgcagaaaatgcaaaatttctCCTTCCACAATCAGGAAAtttcaataataaatataaatttcaaattaaaatatattttttggcaCCCTGATCCACAGAGGAGTAATAAAGCcatgatgaaataaataaaaaataaataaatcaataaataaataaaaacaatgtcattGGAGATTAAAGTAAGaatttcaagaaaaatctgaaaatttgaCAATTAACTCAAAGTAACCGATAAACTcgaaattttgaaattaaatgcaAATTTCGACAATAAAGTGAAAGTTGACGTTTTAAGATTAAAGGGAATGTTTGAGGTGAAAGAGCAGCAACCTGGCTTCTGTCAAGGTGTTTAGTACAACTTCAGCACCTTAATAAAAGCCGTATTGCTACTCAAACATTCAACTTTAAtcttaaatacatattttttaaattaaataattttgatTAGGTTCTTGAAATTTTGACTGTGGACTTTATTAAGAAACTGCCACTTTTCAGTTCATTCTCAAAATTTTGacaatgtagttttttttatttttattttatttatatatttttttaataatggcCCGATTACTTTTCTATACTGGAACCTTGTACAAAAAGAGTTGTAGTTTTTATATGGTTCAGTtaaataatgtcaaaataaaacttatGCACTTAAAATGCTTGTCATCGGATCATTCAAGAGCATGAAGCCACACAGTGGAGTGAACTTTATAGTAGAGGTGGATTATTTTGGGTCTGACTGGTACACCatcttgtgtgcgtgtgtgtgtgtgtgtgtggtgaggcaCTGCAGGATAAACAGCTGTGTCGGACAGGCCAACCACCGCAGTTTCCTGCTGACCCTGGTGGTGTTCTTGTTGACGTCGCTGTACGGGATCAGTCTGGTGCTCCACAGTTTGTGTCCTCGGCAGTACCTGATGACGGCCCTGCTCTACTGCCCCGGGGTCTACAACCAGTACAGGTACGGCACGAGCACGGACTGTCTATCCTGTGCCACTGCCATAACAAAGCACAAGTCTTGGCATGGGGCCAGTATAAGTAAaagaatactccaatgttttgggcgaAATACccattttccttctttcccaGACCGGGACGAGGGTCggtaccattttcacctctgtatatCTAGTGGTTCAGTTCCTCAGTTCAGAAAAAACTTCCTATTATGGGATAATCCAAACTCGCAGTCATGCCTTTTGTGTATCAGGAGACACTGACTGTTGTAGAAAAGTACATTCATGTTGTTATATGTCACCAAAATGTCTCTAGATATAATTAGACTGACATGAAGGTGAGAGGAGTTACAACTTcatcatatttattcatattgcaAAGTTTCCTTTTTTCAAGTGAGTTTAGTGCagttttctgtagttttattttgatatcagcGGTGATGTTGTTGAATTTTATAGCATAGTTAAAATaatcttacatttttttattgatagCATTGTCCAGCCAGTGCCAAACAgcatttcatctgttttcctgtttttaccaACTAAATAATCACTAATGTTGTGAAATGCTAGATGTTTTGACTATTTGAAGCATAATCCactctgagaaaaaataaagttactattttttaaaaaaatgttaaatacacATCAAATATTCAAATTGTTCTTATTATTCTACAATATTTGCAGCACAGCGCTTTGCTTCACCTGTGCCTGGTACAGCAGTATAATCACGTGTGGCCTGCTGCACCTGCTGGTGTTACAGGTTCTCAACATCAGCTTCAACGTGACGGAGCGGGAGGCACAGCTGGCTCTGCGCAACAAAACGGGCCAGAGCCGCCTGTGTGGGCTTGTCACCGACACAGGCGAGTATTCACGTGGCTTCTACCAGAACTGGGTTGAGTTCCTCACTATGGCAGACACCTCGGTTAGCCCTCACTCCAGCCTGACTGACTTGGTGTGACGGAGCCTCAGCACCGTTGTATCTTGTCGCTGGTCAGTATCAACTGGCTCTGCCACCTTCCTGCCGCACTAATTAAATCCCCAAGTATACAGAGCAGCTTCCCTCTTGCTGTTTTTCCACTAATGTGACGGAGAAATGGATTAGCTGGAGCTTCAATCGTCACCCAGTGGACATCCACGCCGCCACATCCACCTCTTGGACATGATGGCATCAGCATGGCCCTAGCTGCTTAGGGGCAACAGGGTGGTGACGTGGCCTGGGATGCAGCTTTTCagtcaaagaaatcaaaatggGTACCaatttgggagagaaacacaattttatttgaagggacaggtggatgagaggggcagtttaaagatttgtgaaggttttattggtcgAAATTTTAATTGACACCCACTAGTGCAAGATGATGTCACCGTttctctgtttgacaggaagtagaggtcatgtgacgtCATTTCAAGTGTCTTAGCACATCACCAAATCCCTGACCTCGGACCTCCTGTGGAaagcaggaagcagaggaaCAATTTCCTATTTCATATccttattttaattattattctaaCGACAGAGTTATTATtgctcattaaaaaaatcacatttcatgtatttctccACAAAATGTTCTGGTTGTGTTTGATTATCTTGAATTAAAGCTACAGAGTAAACAAAACATCTGCTTGCATTGACTGACGTGATTATTTCAAGATAGTagatatacataatatatattatgTCAAATTTTCCACAAAGAGTGTTGTATCTCAGAGTTTGCCTGGTTATCATGTATAGCTCTTGTAACGTATTAAAATGCAGCAGAGCATCGTGGCGGTGTCagtattcacacactgatgactgatGCGTTTCACCTTTGTGCTGAATTTGGCAGTGcatgtctgtgcttgtgtgtgagcgCAGCCCATCAGACGTGATCTCACTGCTGATCTCCACCTACATGGTAATCGGTTCTGTCACaggtatatttcatatttcagcaGCAGGTGTCACAACTTTACACGGTTATTACACCTGCAGCAAGTGAACATACTCTGTCTTAGTTTCTGGTTGGAATATTTTTGAACTTAGGTCAAATAAAAGATATAAAGATCAGGCAACGTgaaattaatgagataattacaTGGGAATAAGGGGAAAAATACGTCTgggttgttgtattttttgcagGAAGTGGCTGAAAGCATTCAACATACCTAATTAGCAGCTTGACATTACAATATGTTTACCACTTTCTATTCCAACATATTCTGTATGGagtcttttttctgttctttatgCAATCATGCAGTCAAACAGAATAGATTTGCAATCAAAAAGTAGACTTAAGAGCAAAAATATCGACACTAcaatcaaaaaaatgttttactgcaaGTATAATAAATTTGGTTCTTAAAATGCGAATCAAAAacttttgtttgcaaatccaaAAGTTAAGAATGTAATAATATAGTAGCCATTCTGATCCACCCTCCTATGCAGAAGGTGGTGGTGATATTAATACATTATAACTGTGGATGTCAAGCTGCCACTCTGATTGAGACCGGCCAATAGTGACATGTCTTCTTTCAGTGCAGGTCCCGCCCACAAACTTTTCTATTTGGACTTTaatcagattattattattaatttgcaATAAAACATGTCTTGATTGCAGTGTCGATAGTTTTGCgctcaaataaatattttttttctatatctaTTCTATTTGATTGCATACTAAAGAGACAAAAACTACTCCATAATGCTGGATGGATATGCACCAGACTTTGCCCTCACAACACTCCTGATCATGAGTGGTCACACTAACGCTCAAACAGAGATGTGCATGTGGCCTCTGTGAGTCAGCGCTGGGTCCGTCATCACTTCCTGGAGTGGCTGAAGTCATCTCTTACCGGACTGCAGCTTTACCTTTCCTGTATTTCCCTCAGTTCTCCATGTTATTGACATTTTTAATCTAGTGGCGTTTCCCTGTTTCTTTCTCATTGCACCGCTGACTCTCCTGCCTCACTGTTTTGATGcgacacacacagtgggaggCATGACTGAGACGAACCTTGCTGATTTTTCTGTGTGCGCTTCATTAACTGAACACTGGATGCTCTCCCTATgtgctgtgtttatttaattataCTGAGATGCAAGCCACGAGCCGCTCCACCACTTTCATGTTCAATATTTAATGTATATTAAACAAAGCCAAACTCTTCTCTATCTTCACCCAGGCTACttaacataataaattaaacataacTGCTGCGTGTGCACTAATGCCAGGACTATTGTTTAATCCCATTAGCAGGTCTCATTATGCACATTATGGATGGATTAAAATGATCAGTCAACATATTTACATCAATAAATTTCCAAAGAGTAGATCACTTTTAGGTAACAATATGTAAATGCCACAGGATTTAACAATAATATCACATTCTCAAGTACAAACACAGGCAGTCAAGCTATCTGGGAAGGCTGGTTGTGACAATTAATTACTCCTTGTCTCTACTACAAGCTTATGTGTTGTAAAAAATACCATTTAATCTAGTTAAGTTCAGTCTTACATCAGTTTTACCCACTGCTATCTGCCAAGTCCACTGAAGCTTCACAGGAGCTTTAGCTTTTTTGGAATAGCTGCTATAAATGTGTGACAAATGgataaatgtcaaaataaagccCTGCGTTTTAACTTCTTAtagcacacactgcaaaaactcaaaatcgtaccaagaatatttgtcttatttctagtcaaaatatctcattacacttaaaataagacatgatcacctcagaagtaacttgtatttagacagttttcacttgtttcaagtgaattttcacttgaaagtttgcttgtttcattggcaaaatttgccagtggaaaaagtaaaaattcacgtgaaacaagtgaaaattgtctaaaaacaagttatttctaggtgatcatgtcttattttaagtgtaatgagatattttgaccagaaataagacaaatattcttggta belongs to Myripristis murdjan chromosome 14, fMyrMur1.1, whole genome shotgun sequence and includes:
- the LOC115371290 gene encoding palmitoyltransferase ZDHHC23-like gives rise to the protein MKWQKLKPPEPDDPMCCCECDLDQHGCCCDCEDLDEACNRWLKGKPDPNRCHSPLLAAMVDKLELSMIPALVLLPLLLQVAALHLVLGIITLTALPVLVLWYYHATHRKKRRTLFFLTLSLYSLAYMYYLFITQILPRGDVSQLQVCTVTSGMIFTIVSLIHTKRGPGFVRTSSLAEAQCQSQEPNKGSPHLNGSSHSVQSASLREVQSPPEAVAAKWSRCPVCKVKRPPRAGHCRTCGSCVQRLDHHCIWINSCVGQANHRSFLLTLVVFLLTSLYGISLVLHSLCPRQYLMTALLYCPGVYNQYSTALCFTCAWYSSIITCGLLHLLVLQVLNISFNVTEREAQLALRNKTGQSRLCGLVTDTGEYSRGFYQNWVEFLTMADTSVAGKWYLIGFATNAQWFVSRRDSMKMGTAMLTPTADGDLDMAYASLNSDGSCWRMNNLAKKTDVPGKFTFKSQRWGNDNDMRVVDVKYDEYALVHTIKTKGSVSTVLNKLYGRGPDLNLDLLEKFKQFSLDNGILPENIAILPKNDECPAA